Proteins found in one Ctenopharyngodon idella isolate HZGC_01 chromosome 16, HZGC01, whole genome shotgun sequence genomic segment:
- the psma2a gene encoding proteasome subunit alpha type-2: MADRGYSFSLTTFSPSGKLVQIEYALAAVAAGAPSVGIKASNGVVLATEKKQKSILYDEQSVHKVEPITKHIGMVYSGMGPDYRVLVRRARKLAQQYFLVYQEPIPTGQLVQRVASVMQEYTQSGGVRPFGVSLLIAGWDEDRPYLFQSDPSGAYFAWKATAMGKNYVNGKTFLEKRYNEDLELEDAIHTAILTLKESFEGQMTEDNIEVGICNEAGFRRLTPAEVKDYLAAIA, translated from the exons ATGGCAGACAGAGGGTACAGTTTCTCCCTCACCACTTTCAG cccTTCAGGAAAGTTGGTCCAGATTGAATATGCTCTGGCAGCTGTAGCGGCTGGTGCTCCTTCGGTTggaataaaag CTTCAAACGGTGTTGTTCTGGCTACGGAAAAGAAGCAGAAATCTATACTGTATGATGAGCAAAGTGTTCACAAAGTAGAGCCCATAACCAAACACATCGGTATGGTCTACAGTGGCATGGGTCCAGACTACAG GGTCCTGGTGCGAAGGGCACGAAAGCTGGCTCAGCAGTATTTCCTGGTCTATCAGGAGCCGATTCCTACAGGCCAGCTTGTTCAGAGAGTGGCCTCTGTTATGCAGGAGTACACACAATCAGG AGGAGTTCGGCCATTTGGTGTGTCGCTCCTGATTGCTGGCTGGGATGAAGATCGCCCATACCTTTTCCAGTCTGACCCCTCG GGAGCATACTTTGCATGGAAAGCCACAGCGATGGGGAAGAACTATGTGAATGGGAAAACATTCCTTGAAAAAAG ATACAACGAGGATCTGGAACTGGAAGATGCGATTCACACTGCTATTCTGACTCTTAAG GAAAGCTTTGAAGGTCAAATGACTGAAGACAACATTGAGGTGGGAATCTGCAATGAAGCAGGATTTAGGCGACTGACCCCGGCGGAGGTGAAAGACTACCTAGCTGCCATTGCTTAA
- the mrpl32 gene encoding 39S ribosomal protein L32, mitochondrial has translation MSLSGLLQFVSRSLQRLELSLWQAAGFDRFGPALAVNGPGILPQSHHSSDDENAQPSFLDSIFWMAAPKKRRTIEVNRCRRRNPNKLIEVKYNIEPCPECGNMKLKHTLCGFCYEKVRKETAMIRKQISIMEGGPLNTPAVESVVLYENETPSDADKDKRIVERNRKRPYWFNM, from the exons ATGTCATTATCGGGTTTACTTCAGTTTGTCAGTCGTTCTCTGCAGCGTCTGGAACTTAGTTTATGGCAAGCGGCGGGATTTGACCGCTTCG GTCCAGCTCTGGCAGTAAATGGTCCTGGAATTCTTCCTCAATCCCACCACAGCAGCGATGATGAAAACGCTCAGCCCAGTTTCTTGGACAGTATCTTTTGGATGGCCGCACCTAAAAAGAGACGAACCATTGAAGTAAATCGTTGCAGAAGACGAAACCCAAATAAACTGATAGAAGTCAAG TACAACATTGAGCCGTGTCCAGAGTGTGGCAACATGAAACTGAAGCATACTCTGTGTGGATTCTGCTATGAAAAAGTCAGGAAGGAGACAGCAATGATACGGAAGCAAATCTCCATCATGGAAGGCGGACCTCTCAACACTCCTGCTGTGGAGTCTGTTGTTTTGTATGAAAATGAAACACCCTCTGATGCAGATAAAGACAAGAGAATCGTAGAACGCAACAGGAAACGTCCATATTGGTTTAACATGTAA